Proteins encoded by one window of Moorella humiferrea:
- a CDS encoding IS4 family transposase: MQGKDTTLSTFHQLFAPVSNDYFWQLTAGMGVDKYAKKLNSLQLIKLIAFAQLEQLNGLRDISNSFNDPQFSLAINLESISFSQIARRLRDLSPQFIRLLFSHLTTRIGREIGFENLRNTAGRIYLIDSTIISLCFTQYLWAEFRRTKSGIKLHLRLKFCEEEVLPDKAIVTPARKADKTQMDTLVVEEEEALNVFDRGYVDYKKFDRYCEEGVRFASRLKGNALVEIIAELPVNPDSKVKKEQLVYLGKDGVTKMKHPLRLITTEDTQGQPVIIVTNDFELPAEELSEIYRKRWQIELFFKWMKQHLQVKHFYGKSEQAVENQLFIALITYCLMVMLQLKAGYQGPLLTIKRLIRTCLYEPFTFFVQSLHRKPKRRSYGRHKIDYEGIYQDLVKQVLAGEADYLNDVTYDPLVL, from the coding sequence ATGCAAGGTAAGGATACCACATTATCCACATTTCATCAACTGTTTGCTCCAGTTTCTAACGACTATTTTTGGCAGTTAACCGCCGGTATGGGGGTCGATAAGTACGCTAAGAAGCTAAATTCCCTTCAACTCATTAAACTAATAGCCTTCGCTCAGCTGGAACAACTTAATGGCTTGCGGGATATCAGCAATAGCTTCAATGACCCGCAATTTAGCCTGGCTATCAATTTAGAGAGTATCAGTTTCTCCCAGATAGCGCGCCGTTTAAGGGATTTATCGCCGCAATTCATCCGGCTATTATTCAGCCATCTCACCACCCGGATAGGCCGGGAAATCGGCTTTGAAAACTTAAGAAATACCGCAGGACGTATTTACCTCATCGATTCCACTATCATTAGTCTCTGTTTTACCCAGTACCTCTGGGCCGAGTTTCGTAGGACTAAAAGCGGGATAAAACTCCACCTGCGCTTAAAGTTCTGTGAAGAAGAGGTTCTACCTGATAAAGCAATTGTCACCCCGGCCCGGAAGGCAGATAAAACCCAGATGGATACCCTCGTAGTAGAGGAAGAAGAAGCCTTAAACGTCTTTGACCGCGGCTATGTCGATTACAAGAAGTTTGACAGATACTGTGAAGAAGGCGTCCGCTTTGCCAGCCGCTTAAAGGGTAATGCTCTGGTAGAAATAATCGCCGAGTTGCCGGTAAACCCTGACAGCAAGGTTAAAAAGGAACAGCTTGTTTACCTTGGCAAAGATGGAGTTACCAAAATGAAGCACCCTTTACGGCTGATAACAACCGAAGATACCCAAGGGCAACCGGTAATTATAGTCACCAATGATTTCGAGTTACCGGCGGAAGAATTAAGCGAGATTTATCGTAAGCGCTGGCAGATAGAACTCTTCTTCAAATGGATGAAACAACACCTGCAGGTGAAACATTTTTATGGTAAAAGCGAACAGGCTGTAGAAAACCAGCTCTTCATAGCGCTAATAACCTACTGCCTGATGGTTATGCTGCAATTAAAGGCCGGCTATCAAGGACCATTGCTCACTATTAAACGTTTAATCCGCACCTGTCTATATGAGCCCTTTACCTTCTTCGTCCAAAGCCTGCACCGTAAACCCAAACGAAGGTCTTATGGGCGGCACAAGATAGACTATGAAGGCATCTATCAGGATTTAGTAAAGCAAGTTTTAGCTGGCGAAGCTGATTATTTAAACGACGTAACTTATGACCCCTTAGTTCTTTAA
- a CDS encoding M48 family metallopeptidase, giving the protein MTSKAGLVWSILLITAGIVSLAFIFYTLFPGKVPSVAGQYFTPSEIERARHYQQIMRLLGVMAFLAQVVCLVWLVASTRAMAWSDTVLRITGGRYYPALIIYFILIWILLKVVALPFNFYGGFIVQHQWGFSTQNLGSWWMDYLKGGVLELVLAGIGVTLLFWSSGRWPHTWWAVAALFLSGWLFISTFLWPLLVAPLFNRFQPIEEGPVKTTVDRLAERAGLKIKEILVMDASRRTTKANAYFTGLGSTKRIVLYDNLLKNYPLEEVEAVIAHEMAHWQRGHIFRSLLWSVGANFLLLGMLYAVLKITFTYEIARPGPYPPHLLVATLLFLQLVSFLGQPLQNAISRHYEREADRVALQLTGNPDAMIRLHIDLARKNLSDIAPPPFITWLTASHPSPLERIREAEEVTR; this is encoded by the coding sequence ATGACGTCGAAGGCCGGATTAGTGTGGTCCATTCTCTTAATAACGGCAGGCATAGTAAGCCTGGCCTTTATCTTTTATACCCTTTTTCCAGGAAAAGTGCCTTCAGTTGCCGGGCAGTATTTTACTCCGTCCGAAATAGAAAGGGCCCGCCATTACCAGCAGATAATGCGCCTGCTCGGCGTCATGGCTTTCCTGGCTCAAGTTGTCTGCCTTGTTTGGCTGGTGGCCAGTACCAGGGCCATGGCATGGTCGGATACGGTTTTACGCATCACCGGAGGGCGATATTATCCGGCTCTGATAATATATTTCATTTTAATCTGGATCCTGTTAAAAGTCGTTGCTTTACCTTTTAACTTTTATGGTGGCTTTATCGTACAACATCAATGGGGTTTCTCTACCCAGAATCTCGGTTCATGGTGGATGGATTATTTAAAGGGCGGCGTTTTGGAACTGGTCCTTGCGGGAATAGGAGTAACCCTCCTTTTCTGGTCCAGCGGGCGCTGGCCCCACACCTGGTGGGCGGTCGCCGCCCTTTTTTTATCAGGCTGGCTTTTTATATCGACATTCCTTTGGCCGCTACTCGTCGCACCCCTTTTTAACCGTTTCCAGCCAATCGAAGAAGGGCCGGTTAAAACGACGGTGGACCGGCTAGCCGAACGCGCCGGGCTAAAGATCAAGGAAATACTGGTGATGGACGCCAGCAGACGTACAACTAAAGCCAACGCCTATTTTACAGGTTTGGGGAGCACCAAAAGAATCGTCCTTTATGATAATTTACTGAAGAATTACCCCTTAGAAGAAGTCGAAGCCGTAATCGCCCACGAGATGGCCCACTGGCAGCGCGGCCATATCTTCCGCAGTTTACTGTGGAGTGTGGGGGCTAACTTTTTACTTTTGGGAATGTTATACGCCGTGCTAAAAATAACCTTTACTTACGAAATAGCAAGACCGGGTCCATATCCGCCCCACCTGCTGGTTGCCACGCTCCTTTTTCTTCAGCTGGTTTCTTTTCTAGGTCAGCCGTTGCAAAACGCAATTTCCCGTCACTACGAAAGGGAAGCAGACCGAGTGGCCCTCCAGCTTACCGGTAACCCCGACGCCATGATCAGGCTTCACATCGATTTGGCGCGGAAAAACTTGAGTGATATTGCCCCGCCGCCCTTTATAACATGGCTCACCGCCTCCCATCCTTCACCCCTTGAAAGGATCAGGGAGGCGGAGGAAGTTACACGCTAA
- a CDS encoding arginase family protein: MVITLLNFDNTLTCQEELRRFPYKVVEMGDIPGTRLYCSRDALREIAARLKKTKIGITLIGSGDFHYVSYLLASYVKTPFALILFDNHADLQPLPRGVALSCASWLRRAIELPALKKALLIGPRALPAGEKIPPQYLTKLIFLPKAYHTTLVRALKEVPPNVYISIDKDVLSPEEVITNWDQGALTLQELLSALREIVRQKNVIGADICGEPYFSPVSILLPSTQKAVRKNSRANAMILKTLMPAFTYEKAS, translated from the coding sequence ATGGTTATTACCTTGCTTAATTTTGATAATACTTTAACCTGTCAGGAAGAACTACGACGCTTTCCTTATAAGGTAGTGGAAATGGGAGACATACCGGGTACGCGGCTTTACTGCAGCCGGGATGCCCTGCGAGAGATCGCCGCCAGATTAAAAAAGACAAAAATAGGCATTACTTTGATAGGCAGCGGTGATTTTCATTATGTTTCTTATCTCCTTGCCTCTTACGTTAAGACACCTTTTGCGTTAATTTTATTTGATAACCATGCGGATCTGCAGCCGCTGCCCCGGGGCGTCGCTCTTTCCTGCGCTTCCTGGCTCAGGCGGGCAATAGAGTTGCCAGCTTTAAAAAAGGCCTTGTTAATCGGTCCTCGTGCGTTACCTGCCGGGGAAAAAATCCCCCCTCAATATTTAACTAAATTAATTTTTCTTCCTAAGGCCTATCATACAACCCTTGTCCGCGCATTAAAAGAAGTTCCGCCAAACGTTTATATAAGCATCGATAAAGATGTTTTAAGCCCGGAGGAGGTAATTACTAACTGGGACCAGGGGGCCTTGACACTCCAAGAATTATTGTCTGCGCTAAGGGAAATTGTGCGACAAAAAAATGTAATAGGTGCCGACATCTGTGGTGAACCTTATTTTAGTCCCGTGAGTATTTTATTGCCATCAACCCAGAAAGCCGTCCGCAAAAACTCCCGCGCCAATGCAATGATTCTTAAAACACTGATGCCGGCCTTTACCTATGAAAAGGCGTCTTAA
- a CDS encoding QueT transporter family protein, protein MSTARRIARGAVIAALYAVITIILKPISFGYLQVRVAEALTLLPILYPEAIPGLFLGCLISNIYGGLGPIDIILGSLTTLAAAWLTYIWRRSKLAYLSPVVLNGLIVGGYLSYLLHVGLFISIAAVSIGEAIAVLLIGIPLLNQLRKLNLH, encoded by the coding sequence GTGTCCACCGCCAGGAGGATTGCGAGAGGTGCCGTTATCGCCGCCTTATATGCCGTAATTACTATTATCCTTAAACCCATTAGCTTTGGATATCTTCAGGTACGGGTAGCCGAGGCATTGACCCTTTTACCGATTCTTTATCCGGAAGCCATTCCCGGGCTTTTCCTTGGATGCTTGATTAGCAATATTTACGGCGGTCTCGGCCCCATCGACATCATCCTGGGCAGCTTGACCACCCTGGCGGCAGCATGGTTGACCTATATCTGGCGCCGGAGCAAACTTGCCTACCTATCACCTGTTGTTTTAAACGGTCTTATAGTTGGCGGCTATCTTTCTTACCTGTTGCATGTAGGCTTATTCATTTCCATAGCCGCCGTTTCCATCGGGGAAGCCATCGCCGTCCTCCTAATCGGTATTCCTTTGTTAAACCAATTGCGTAAGTTAAATTTGCATTAA
- a CDS encoding 6-phosphofructokinase — MLKGNCVIAQSGGPTAVINNSLLGAVEAAYRSEAIGEIYGARNGIMGILAENFIDLRRQSPSTIKGLKFTPGAALGSCRYQLKKQEDFEKLLNVFRKYNIRYFFYIGGNDSMDTAYKVNKLALEEGYDLRVIGIPKTIDNDLPLTDHTPGYGSAAKYLATIVMEMGIDLKCIVTSTKVVIVEAMGRNAGWLAAAAALARRRQEDVPHLIYLPEVPFDTANFLNDVEEAYRRYGTVLVVVSEGLVDKNGNYIFNDTTTVDVFGHQRLGGVGQYLVNLIESELSLKGRFVLPATCQRSAMHLASRTDAEEAYHVGRVAVEEAQKDRTGCMVAIRRLEGAEEYSCTYELVALNEVANREKKMPRSWINEAGNDVTQAFINYARPLIQGEVAIPYHNGLPAYVDIV; from the coding sequence TTGTTAAAAGGGAACTGTGTCATAGCCCAATCCGGCGGGCCTACGGCCGTAATTAATAACAGCCTTCTTGGAGCCGTCGAAGCAGCGTATCGGAGTGAAGCTATCGGAGAAATATACGGCGCCCGCAACGGCATTATGGGTATTTTAGCCGAGAATTTCATTGATCTGCGTCGACAAAGCCCTTCTACCATTAAAGGGCTAAAATTTACTCCCGGGGCGGCCCTTGGCTCCTGCCGTTACCAGTTAAAAAAGCAAGAAGACTTTGAGAAGCTCCTGAATGTATTTCGTAAATACAATATCCGCTATTTTTTTTACATCGGCGGCAATGATTCCATGGACACTGCTTATAAGGTAAACAAATTGGCCCTGGAAGAAGGCTATGATCTTCGGGTCATAGGCATCCCCAAAACCATTGACAATGACCTTCCCTTGACCGATCATACACCCGGATACGGCAGTGCGGCCAAATATTTGGCCACCATTGTCATGGAGATGGGAATTGATCTTAAATGCATTGTTACCTCTACTAAGGTGGTTATTGTGGAAGCAATGGGGCGCAATGCCGGCTGGCTGGCTGCGGCAGCGGCCCTTGCCCGCCGTCGCCAGGAAGATGTCCCCCATCTGATTTATTTACCGGAAGTGCCCTTTGATACAGCTAATTTCCTTAACGATGTAGAAGAAGCCTATCGGCGGTATGGAACGGTGCTGGTGGTTGTTTCCGAGGGCCTGGTAGATAAAAATGGAAACTATATATTTAACGATACCACTACCGTCGACGTCTTCGGGCACCAACGCCTGGGAGGCGTGGGACAGTATCTTGTCAATCTAATCGAAAGTGAATTGAGCCTTAAGGGACGTTTCGTTCTCCCGGCCACCTGCCAGCGCAGCGCCATGCACTTGGCCTCCCGTACCGACGCCGAAGAAGCCTATCACGTCGGCAGGGTTGCCGTTGAAGAAGCCCAAAAGGACAGGACCGGCTGCATGGTCGCCATAAGGCGCCTGGAAGGGGCAGAAGAATACTCCTGTACGTATGAACTGGTGGCACTTAATGAGGTGGCCAACCGTGAAAAAAAGATGCCCCGAAGCTGGATAAACGAGGCAGGAAACGATGTTACACAAGCCTTCATTAACTACGCCCGTCCTTTAATTCAGGGAGAAGTTGCCATACCATATCACAACGGCTTGCCTGCCTATGTGGATATTGTATAA
- a CDS encoding radical SAM protein, which yields MPLTSRCNLRCLFCSHRQNPPGVETWFLPPLKLDEVDTLLDFLDGERKIVIGESATRLIEGEPMTHPEFLEILTRVRRRFPSTPLEITTNGTFLTAKVAGVMAQLGPLEINLSLNSASPIGRRKLMGDKEAITAIAAPLVLREAGIPYHGSLVAMPWITGWQDFRKTILYLARSGARTIRIFLPGYTRLTQPEMQVPPYFREQMERELEYLRGQTEVPLLLEPPEPKDLSPVVEGVIPASPAHRAGLKRGDVILEVDGRQPRSRVEAHRMVSREGNRRIVVFKKQGQMAIALNLKVPKDGSGLTFTWDLDPDVLDILNEKQRRHRAGHILVMTSELAYEAVKGGISLLPGEWEIVKVKNIFFGGNIACAGLLTTEDYIAAWRQWSAVNFRPLDLIILPGISFDFFGNDLTGRHYSVLETVAGVPVETLDPNI from the coding sequence TTGCCTTTGACCTCCCGGTGTAATTTGCGATGTCTTTTCTGCAGCCACCGGCAGAATCCACCCGGGGTAGAAACATGGTTTCTACCGCCACTAAAACTTGACGAGGTTGACACCCTTTTAGACTTCCTTGATGGTGAACGGAAAATTGTCATCGGCGAGTCGGCCACCCGTCTTATTGAAGGAGAACCCATGACCCATCCAGAGTTTCTGGAAATCCTGACCAGGGTGCGTCGACGTTTCCCTTCGACCCCTCTGGAGATTACAACCAACGGAACGTTTTTGACGGCAAAAGTAGCCGGGGTTATGGCCCAATTGGGCCCGTTAGAAATTAATCTTTCTCTTAACAGCGCAAGCCCGATAGGTCGTCGCAAACTCATGGGGGATAAAGAAGCAATAACGGCGATAGCCGCTCCTTTAGTTTTAAGGGAGGCCGGCATTCCTTACCATGGGAGCCTGGTGGCCATGCCGTGGATCACAGGCTGGCAAGATTTCCGAAAGACGATATTATATCTTGCCCGTTCCGGAGCCAGAACCATCCGCATTTTTCTACCAGGCTACACCCGATTGACTCAGCCGGAAATGCAAGTACCCCCGTATTTCCGGGAGCAAATGGAAAGGGAACTTGAGTACCTGCGAGGACAAACGGAAGTACCCCTGCTCCTGGAACCCCCTGAACCCAAAGACCTGTCTCCGGTTGTGGAGGGCGTGATACCGGCTTCACCTGCCCACCGGGCTGGCCTTAAAAGGGGCGACGTTATCTTAGAAGTTGATGGCCGACAACCCCGTTCACGGGTAGAAGCCCACCGTATGGTATCCCGGGAAGGAAACCGCCGGATAGTGGTATTTAAAAAGCAGGGCCAGATGGCTATCGCCCTTAATTTAAAGGTACCAAAGGACGGCAGCGGCCTTACCTTTACCTGGGATCTCGATCCCGATGTTCTTGATATATTAAATGAAAAGCAGCGACGTCACCGTGCCGGGCACATCCTCGTTATGACTTCTGAGCTTGCCTATGAAGCTGTTAAGGGAGGAATATCTTTACTGCCTGGAGAATGGGAAATAGTAAAGGTAAAAAACATTTTCTTTGGCGGGAATATAGCCTGCGCCGGTTTGCTTACCACGGAAGACTATATTGCCGCTTGGCGGCAGTGGTCTGCTGTAAATTTTAGACCGTTAGATTTAATTATCCTTCCAGGCATATCCTTTGATTTCTTTGGTAATGATTTAACAGGCCGACATTATAGCGTCCTGGAAACGGTCGCCGGTGTACCAGTGGAAACTTTGGATCCTAATATTTAA
- a CDS encoding chromate transporter, which translates to MLKTLLDLFIGFGRATLLGYGGGPAIVPLYEHEAVNVYHWVTPEEFGQALAFGNALPGPIATKLTMYIGYKVAGWLGALVSLVAVTFPVFIIMVIFFAFLDKFKDSPTIKGMIAGIRPVVFVMLAMLAMEFAKYAFVPKETGPLSWLPFAIAAVYFIIVYYLNLSPLLGVIASLVLGGIFLR; encoded by the coding sequence ATGCTGAAAACGTTGCTGGATCTTTTTATCGGTTTCGGCCGGGCCACACTCCTCGGCTACGGCGGAGGACCGGCGATCGTTCCCCTCTATGAACATGAGGCGGTAAATGTCTATCACTGGGTGACCCCGGAAGAATTCGGCCAGGCTCTGGCTTTCGGCAACGCCCTTCCAGGCCCGATTGCCACCAAATTAACGATGTATATCGGTTATAAGGTGGCAGGATGGTTAGGCGCTTTAGTTTCCCTGGTAGCGGTAACCTTTCCGGTATTTATTATCATGGTGATATTCTTCGCCTTCCTAGATAAATTTAAAGACAGCCCAACTATTAAAGGAATGATTGCCGGTATCCGCCCCGTGGTTTTCGTCATGCTGGCCATGCTAGCCATGGAATTTGCTAAATACGCCTTCGTGCCTAAAGAGACCGGTCCTTTAAGTTGGTTGCCCTTCGCCATTGCGGCGGTATATTTTATAATAGTTTATTACCTTAATTTAAGTCCCCTCCTTGGGGTAATAGCTTCCCTGGTTCTGGGAGGAATTTTCTTGCGCTAA
- a CDS encoding cell division protein FtsA, producing the protein MAESPVFALDVGTRKVAGLVLVPGKKGYHIRAAAIVEHQQRAMLDGQIHDIPQVALAIQAVKEQLEKKLRMPLKEAAVAAAGRALKTERATAGEEISPATEISSQDVLALEAAAIQEAEKRLLTAGENQAAYHCVGYSVVGYSLDGHPIGNLVGQRGRRIATEVIATFLPRVVVDSLVASLQRAGLSMASLTLEPIAASAVAVPAAMRGLNLVLVDIGAGTSDIAITGQGTITGYAMVPSAGDEITEALAEALLLDFHTAEAVKRQLLKNDSITFTDIVGQKRTLPATAIVEVIKPAVVELARQIANQIILLNGRAPQAVLLVGGGSLTPGLPEALAGQLEIPPDRVAVRGREVLNGISGAKNLQGPQAITPIGIAITALKQEGLGLARVIVNGRPVHFLAGQQVTVTQALLAAGIPARTLYGRPGKGLGVEVNGRLTFLRGQPGQPGTVLINNSPATLDATVRPGDEIQVIPGRDGADACGTVGDLVPELAPITITFNGRQVTLEPLIIMNDNQVDYNTPLEDKARITYEPLDTVAHVLTRLGEPLEGTILLNGQPVRPEAPIKDGDNLVTGVEAAGQVITIILNGRPLTLKVQADDVLFADIFNYLDFPSTPPPGRKRLVMEVNGRPAEFTTPLAAGDQVTLRWDP; encoded by the coding sequence AGCAATAGTTGAACACCAGCAGCGCGCCATGCTGGACGGCCAGATCCATGATATTCCCCAGGTAGCCCTGGCCATCCAGGCGGTGAAAGAGCAACTGGAAAAAAAGTTACGTATGCCTTTAAAAGAAGCTGCGGTAGCCGCTGCCGGCCGGGCTCTAAAAACCGAGCGGGCCACCGCCGGGGAAGAAATATCGCCGGCAACGGAAATCAGCAGCCAGGATGTGCTGGCATTGGAGGCCGCAGCCATCCAGGAAGCCGAAAAACGTCTCCTGACGGCGGGCGAAAACCAGGCGGCTTACCATTGTGTCGGTTACAGTGTGGTGGGTTACAGTCTCGACGGCCATCCCATCGGCAACCTAGTTGGCCAGCGAGGGCGGCGCATCGCCACGGAAGTTATAGCTACTTTTTTGCCCAGGGTAGTGGTGGATTCCCTGGTAGCCTCCCTGCAAAGGGCTGGCCTCTCTATGGCTTCCCTTACCCTGGAACCCATTGCCGCCAGCGCCGTAGCCGTGCCGGCAGCCATGCGGGGATTAAACCTGGTCCTGGTAGATATCGGCGCCGGCACTTCCGACATAGCCATTACCGGCCAGGGTACCATTACAGGTTATGCTATGGTACCCTCAGCCGGGGATGAAATCACCGAAGCCCTGGCAGAGGCCCTCCTTTTGGACTTTCATACAGCTGAAGCAGTCAAGCGCCAGTTATTAAAAAATGACAGTATAACGTTTACCGATATTGTCGGGCAAAAACGCACCCTGCCGGCAACTGCCATTGTAGAAGTTATTAAACCGGCGGTAGTCGAGCTGGCCCGGCAGATTGCCAACCAGATTATCCTGCTCAACGGCCGCGCCCCCCAGGCCGTCTTGCTGGTAGGGGGCGGTAGCCTCACGCCGGGACTCCCTGAGGCCCTGGCCGGCCAGCTGGAGATACCGCCGGACAGGGTGGCCGTGCGCGGCCGGGAAGTTTTAAATGGCATCAGCGGGGCGAAAAATTTGCAGGGCCCCCAGGCCATTACCCCCATTGGAATTGCCATTACAGCTTTAAAGCAGGAAGGCCTGGGACTGGCCCGGGTTATTGTCAACGGCCGGCCGGTACATTTCCTGGCCGGGCAGCAGGTGACTGTGACCCAGGCCCTGCTGGCGGCCGGCATCCCGGCACGAACCCTTTATGGCCGGCCGGGCAAAGGCCTAGGTGTGGAGGTCAACGGGCGTCTAACCTTTCTCCGGGGTCAACCCGGGCAGCCGGGAACCGTCCTGATAAATAATTCTCCTGCCACCCTGGATGCTACCGTAAGACCCGGAGATGAAATCCAGGTGATCCCGGGCCGGGATGGTGCCGACGCCTGCGGAACTGTAGGCGACCTGGTGCCGGAACTTGCTCCCATAACCATAACATTTAACGGGCGCCAGGTCACCCTGGAACCTCTAATTATAATGAACGACAACCAGGTGGATTACAATACTCCCCTGGAAGATAAAGCCCGCATAACCTATGAACCCTTAGATACGGTGGCCCATGTGCTGACCAGATTGGGGGAGCCCCTGGAAGGTACTATTCTTTTAAACGGCCAGCCGGTCCGGCCCGAAGCTCCCATCAAAGATGGCGACAACCTGGTCACAGGGGTAGAGGCTGCCGGTCAGGTTATAACTATCATCTTAAACGGCCGCCCGCTCACCCTCAAAGTCCAGGCAGACGATGTGTTATTTGCCGATATTTTTAACTACCTGGATTTCCCCTCAACACCGCCACCGGGCCGGAAAAGACTCGTTATGGAGGTTAACGGCCGTCCGGCTGAATTTACAACTCCTCTGGCCGCAGGAGATCAGGTTACTTTACGTTGGGACCCTTGA